GGTGGACTTGCCGCACGCGTTGGGGCCGACCACCACCGTGAAGGAGTGGTCGGGGATGTCGACGGTCAGGCCCTCGGCGATGGTGCGCCGGTCGTAGGCGAGGGTGAGGTCGCGGCCGGCCAGGCGCGGCTCGGCGGGCTGGGCCATGAGGGCTCCGATCGGGGCGGGGACGGGCGGACGGGCGGTGGTGCTCACAGTCGGCCGGCGCGGCGCTGGGTGGCGAGCAGCCAGACCAGGTAGCCGCCGCCGAGGACGCCGGTGACCACGCCGACCGGGAGTTGGCGGTCGCCGAACAGGTGCTGCGCGGCGAAGTCTGCGGTGACCAGCAGGGCCGCCCCGGTGCACATCGACGCGCCCAGGTTGGGTCCGGGCGCTCCGGTGATCCGGCGGGCCAGCTGAGGGGCGGTCAGGGCGAGGAAGTTGACCGGTCCGGCGGCGGCCGCGGCGAGCGAGGCGAGCAGCACGGCGGAGCCGAGCAGGGCGATCCGCAGCCGTTCCGGGCGCACGCCGAGGCCGCCGGCCGCGGCGTCGCCCAGTTCCAGGGCGCGGAGCGCGGGGCCGCAGCCGATCAGCACCAGCGGGACCAGCACGGCGAGCGCGATCGCCAACGGGCGGGCGTGCTCCCAGCCGCGGCCGTCCAGGCTGCCGGTCAGCCAGAGCACCGCCCGGGCGGCGTCCATCAGCTGGGTGCGGGTCAGCAGGTAGCCGTTGACGCCGGTGAGGATCGCGGCGGTGCCGATGCCGACCAGCACCAGCCGGGCGCCCTGCACCCC
The DNA window shown above is from Streptomyces sp. TLI_171 and carries:
- a CDS encoding iron chelate uptake ABC transporter family permease subunit: MKTLRVARFSVRYRPRALAACAGAVLVASAFAVLALGRGDYPIAPGEVVRTLLGDGSPAEDFIVNQLRLPRVATALLVGAALALAGALFQTLVRNPLGSPDILGFTQGASTGALLVVVGGGSSAALAGGAVVGGLVTGAAIYALAWRGGVQGARLVLVGIGTAAILTGVNGYLLTRTQLMDAARAVLWLTGSLDGRGWEHARPLAIALAVLVPLVLIGCGPALRALELGDAAAGGLGVRPERLRIALLGSAVLLASLAAAAAGPVNFLALTAPQLARRITGAPGPNLGASMCTGAALLVTADFAAQHLFGDRQLPVGVVTGVLGGGYLVWLLATQRRAGRL